One Chromatiales bacterium DNA window includes the following coding sequences:
- a CDS encoding cadherin-like beta sandwich domain-containing protein, producing the protein MIRKLSVAIAIFLIFSAAEAYMPAQPSATFEPKTIQSAREMMYLYPDDATIVLPELSYQEQLEIVDLIAQKDRTYLTIQRDISVNHSNWKLLGTKENFNIWHLHIKSPAAVGMQVLFSEATLTSQLKVKVYSGQNAVTSHIGEYPDIRSQNKEEFWSTSVPGNAIVIEVWAAEDSSLQPNTFPFIIKKINHYFRKGNDDFPALRGFSSESQAQQPSCPVRNDECIADDIGAYRAISQIIYTAPSGDAFSCTGGFLNSSGNSGYYLLTALHCVHPGSSQEMRKGSVINAQVRTSQSVCATADDKLVGNDVRFIAGNGRGDWALLWVNRNSIQRADGRPSSQTNSPFLLGYNPDSLSVGSTLETLHHGNSNRQNYAQAEVTGFRYALDIITSARGGIVRLENCRGYGCTHYSIKALRGGIAGGASGASFWGPRYFVRGVLSSNLNLSSCEGAISRFDKIYEDGRVQCALTDGSSYYPNDTSTCDDSRRPFYDNTPPRLAKLSLSVGELYPSFNSTITAYVATVASDTTQLEVNLQTINDRQKITVNGRSVTTNVAIHLTAETVQTATVTVSTGDNGRTETYTIKIIRLSEQSFEPVGSWHARYENVYVQCLGLNIDDIKFIDSEYDMVRTPSGRFSLMDNDDQTIIYQEASPQSSQPPNHYTLRYMDSFTQMIDGELIRIAATDTITVILSSDEQATIVGVGNVRFRDFSNIPDVPCDISYIIQAQRTSPSSVVLQNLSISPGPLTPSFDSTVKQYTATVDSDTDILNVTPMPNYSGQRITINGTAVSGGGGAGVPLNVGDNTINIVVTSADGKATASYTIIVTRRQPPYLTALTLSTGQPGPNLKLDPSFSSQTMQYTTIVDSDVAQIRLTPISNASGNRITTTANGNPITNNTVPLNVGNNTIIISVATPDGRATARYRLTVTRQMPYLTALTLSSGQLNPSFSSQTMQYTTVVNSDITQIELNPTSNGNGNIIAITANDNPIINNTVPLNISSNTIIISVTTPDDRATARYTLTVTRRQLPYLTALTLSTGQPGPNLKLDPSFSSQTMQYNTIVDSDVTQIRLNLTSNASGNRITMTTNGNPIINNIAPLNVGNNTIIISVATPDGRDTARYTIIVTRQMPYLTALTLSTGQPGPNLKLDPSFSSQTMQYTTTVGSDVTQIELNPTSNGNGNIIAITANDNPIINNIVPLNVSSNTIIISVTTPDGRATARYTIIVTRQMPYLTALTLSTGQPGPNLKLDPSFNSQTMQYTTIVDSDVAQIELNPTSNDNGNIIAITANDDPITNNTVPLNVSSNTIIISV; encoded by the coding sequence ATGATTAGAAAATTATCAGTAGCGATAGCTATTTTTCTTATATTCAGTGCTGCAGAGGCTTATATGCCGGCGCAACCCAGTGCTACTTTTGAACCTAAAACGATACAAAGTGCTCGCGAGATGATGTATCTCTACCCAGACGATGCAACCATCGTCCTACCCGAACTCAGCTATCAGGAGCAGCTAGAAATCGTCGATTTAATCGCACAAAAAGATCGTACTTACCTGACTATACAACGAGATATTTCGGTCAATCACTCAAACTGGAAATTGTTGGGCACTAAAGAGAACTTTAATATCTGGCATCTGCATATCAAATCTCCTGCTGCGGTCGGCATGCAGGTATTATTCTCTGAAGCCACCCTAACATCTCAGTTGAAAGTTAAAGTCTATTCTGGTCAAAACGCGGTAACCAGCCATATCGGTGAATATCCCGATATCCGTAGTCAGAATAAGGAAGAATTTTGGTCGACCAGCGTTCCAGGGAATGCCATCGTTATTGAAGTATGGGCGGCTGAGGATAGTAGCTTACAACCCAATACTTTCCCGTTTATCATTAAAAAAATCAATCATTATTTTAGAAAAGGCAACGACGATTTCCCTGCACTCAGAGGCTTTTCATCAGAAAGTCAAGCTCAGCAACCTAGCTGTCCAGTTCGCAATGATGAATGCATCGCCGACGATATAGGGGCATACCGTGCTATTAGCCAGATAATATATACAGCACCCAGTGGGGACGCATTTTCATGTACAGGTGGTTTTCTAAATAGTTCGGGTAATTCCGGATACTATCTATTAACTGCGTTACATTGCGTTCATCCCGGTAGTTCACAGGAAATGCGCAAAGGCAGCGTTATCAATGCACAAGTCAGAACTAGTCAATCCGTTTGTGCAACCGCTGATGACAAACTCGTCGGCAATGATGTTAGATTCATCGCCGGAAATGGCAGAGGTGATTGGGCATTGCTTTGGGTTAACAGAAACTCTATTCAACGCGCCGACGGCCGTCCATCGTCTCAGACAAATAGTCCTTTCTTGTTGGGCTACAACCCTGATAGCTTGAGCGTCGGTTCTACTCTAGAGACACTACATCACGGAAACTCTAACCGTCAAAACTATGCACAAGCTGAAGTGACTGGGTTTCGATATGCACTAGATATTATAACCTCTGCCCGTGGAGGTATTGTTCGCCTTGAGAATTGTCGTGGTTATGGATGTACCCATTACAGCATAAAGGCTCTTCGCGGTGGCATAGCAGGAGGTGCATCAGGTGCTTCTTTTTGGGGACCTAGATACTTTGTACGCGGCGTACTCTCTAGCAACCTAAATTTAAGTTCATGCGAAGGTGCTATTTCTCGCTTTGATAAAATTTATGAAGATGGGCGCGTTCAATGTGCATTGACAGATGGGAGTAGCTATTATCCTAATGATACTTCTACTTGTGATGACTCAAGACGGCCATTTTACGACAATACACCTCCAAGGTTGGCTAAACTTTCTCTGTCAGTAGGAGAGCTATATCCAAGTTTCAATAGCACAATAACTGCTTATGTTGCAACCGTTGCCAGTGACACAACACAACTTGAGGTTAATTTACAAACTATTAATGATCGCCAAAAAATCACTGTCAACGGTAGATCAGTGACGACGAATGTTGCGATTCACTTAACTGCAGAGACCGTTCAAACGGCTACAGTAACAGTGAGCACTGGAGATAATGGCAGAACGGAAACTTATACTATAAAAATCATACGGCTATCCGAACAAAGTTTTGAACCTGTAGGTAGCTGGCACGCTAGATATGAGAATGTATATGTACAATGCTTAGGGCTCAATATTGATGATATCAAATTTATAGATAGCGAATACGATATGGTGCGGACACCATCTGGGCGATTCAGTTTAATGGATAACGATGATCAGACCATTATTTATCAGGAAGCTAGCCCACAGAGCTCACAGCCACCCAACCACTATACACTTCGCTACATGGACTCATTTACTCAAATGATAGATGGAGAGCTAATCAGAATCGCTGCAACCGATACTATCACAGTCATTTTAAGTTCCGATGAACAAGCCACAATAGTCGGTGTCGGAAATGTTCGCTTCAGAGATTTCTCCAATATTCCTGATGTTCCTTGTGACATATCTTATATTATTCAAGCGCAGAGAACATCTCCCTCCAGTGTTGTTTTACAAAATCTATCCATATCGCCAGGACCACTCACCCCATCCTTTGATAGCACAGTCAAACAATATACAGCAACCGTTGATAGCGATACAGACATCCTTAATGTCACACCGATGCCCAACTATAGCGGACAGAGGATTACCATCAACGGTACAGCTGTATCCGGTGGTGGCGGTGCTGGAGTGCCGCTCAATGTAGGTGATAATACTATCAACATAGTCGTTACATCAGCTGATGGCAAAGCCACTGCAAGCTATACGATAATAGTAACCCGCCGGCAACCGCCATACTTAACCGCTCTGACCTTATCAACTGGGCAGCCTGGTCCCAACTTAAAGCTTGACCCCAGCTTCAGTAGCCAAACAATGCAATACACGACAATCGTGGATAGCGATGTAGCACAAATTAGGCTAACTCCGATCTCTAACGCCAGTGGCAATCGCATTACTACGACTGCTAACGGTAACCCAATCACCAATAATACCGTCCCATTGAATGTCGGTAATAACACTATCATCATCTCAGTAGCAACACCAGATGGCAGAGCCACTGCACGCTATAGGCTAACAGTCACCCGACAAATGCCGTATTTGACCGCTCTGACTCTATCCAGCGGACAACTTAATCCAAGCTTTAGTAGCCAAACAATGCAATACACCACAGTCGTGAATAGCGATATAACACAGATCGAGTTAAATCCGACCTCTAACGGCAATGGTAATATCATTGCTATTACTGCGAATGATAACCCGATCATCAATAATACCGTCCCATTGAATATTAGTAGTAATACCATCATCATCTCAGTAACCACACCAGATGACAGAGCCACTGCACGCTATACGCTAACAGTGACTCGACGACAACTGCCATATTTAACCGCTCTGACCCTATCGACTGGGCAACCTGGTCCCAATTTAAAACTTGACCCAAGCTTCAGTAGCCAAACAATGCAATACAACACAATCGTAGATAGCGATGTAACACAAATTAGATTAAATCTGACCTCTAACGCCAGTGGCAATCGCATTACTATGACTACTAACGGTAACCCAATCATCAATAATATCGCCCCATTGAATGTCGGTAATAACACTATTATTATCTCAGTAGCAACACCAGATGGCAGAGATACTGCACGCTATACGATCATAGTCACCCGGCAAATGCCGTACTTGACCGCTCTGACTCTATCTACTGGGCAACCTGGTCCCAATTTAAAACTTGACCCCAGCTTCAGTAGCCAAACAATGCAATACACCACAACCGTGGGTAGCGATGTAACACAAATCGAGTTAAATCCGACCTCTAACGGCAATGGTAATATCATTGCCATTACTGCGAATGATAACCCAATCATCAATAATATCGTCCCATTGAATGTTAGTAGTAATACCATTATCATCTCAGTAACCACACCAGATGGCAGAGCCACTGCACGCTATACGATAATAGTCACCCGACAAATGCCGTACTTAACTGCTCTGACTCTATCTACTGGGCAACCTGGTCCCAATTTAAAACTTGACCCCAGCTTCAATAGCCAAACAATGCAATACACCACAATCGTGGATAGCGATGTAGCACAAATCGAGTTAAATCCGACCTCTAACGACAATGGTAATATCATTGCCATTACTGCGAATGATGACCCAATCACCAACAATACCGTCCCATTGAATGTTAGTAGTAATACCATCATCATCTCAGTAGA
- a CDS encoding cadherin-like beta sandwich domain-containing protein: MIRKLSAAIAIFLIFSASEAYMPAQPSATFEPKTIQNAREMMYLYPDDASIVLPELSYQEQLEIFDLITQKDRTYLTIQRDISVNNSNWKLLGTKENFNIWHLHIKSPAAVGMQVLFSEATLTSQFKVKVYSGQNAVTSHIGEYPDIRSQNKEEFWSTSVPGNTIVIEVWVAQDSSLQPSTFPFIIKKINHYFRKRSDDLPALRDFSLESQAQQPSCSVQNNECIPDDIGAYRAISFIEYTEPNGRTFSCTGSFLNSSGSSELYLLTAFHCIYPGSSQEMRKGSIINAQVITSQSVCATDDDKLVGNDVRFIAGNDRGDWALLWVNSNSVQRADGRRLPSRTNSPVLLGYNSDSLSVGSTLETLHHGNSNRQNYAQAEVTGRRYAVNSITSNSEGNVLFLNCRSDVCTHYSINALRGGLAEGASGASFWGPRYLVRGVLSTASENACEGSISRFDKIYEDGRVQCALTDGNLYYPDNTSSCDDSSRPLYDTPRLARISPRLAQLSLSAGDLYPNFNSAITAYVATVDGDTTQLELNLRAAADRQKITVNGRAVAANAMIRLSSEAVQMITITVRTADDSEKHTYTIKIIRLSEQSFEPVGTWQIIAYEHVDIQCLGLTADDLFGPVGSEYDIVQTSSGRFNLINNSDSSIIYNETRRQPPNRYTFRYTDSSTEFGFTETDTITVILNSDEQATVVGFGNARATDLPDFTCNTSYIIQVQRPRSSIALKDLSLSTEQPTPSLQLTPSFDSTIKQYTATVDSDIGTFIVTPVANHDGQEIIINGTAASSGSGARVPLNVGDNTINIVVTSADGRATASYTITVTRQMPYLTALTLSTGQVNPNFNSRTMQYTAIVDSDVAQIRLNPTSNGNRNTIAITANDNPITNNTVPLNVGNNIITLSVATPDGQAITSYTITVTRQKPCLTALSLSVGTIMPHFAGQQCQDATLNYRATVGNGVREVNVMITADSDLHTITINEQNTNTAVRLEVGDNPTTITVATADDTGMQNYRLTIRRLSTATLSDLIVAAQTPTTTQQLTLKPDFNPTNLNYFISVDHTLNNILVTPTADAGRTIAVRYTPQSGSSINNQPIASGEALPITLTDSINTIYIDVVDRDPSAMEQYILKVNFGILVRTRVFLEGPLR; the protein is encoded by the coding sequence ATGATTAGAAAATTATCGGCAGCGATAGCTATTTTTCTTATATTCAGTGCTTCAGAGGCTTATATGCCTGCACAACCCAGTGCTACTTTTGAACCTAAAACTATACAAAATGCCCGCGAGATGATGTATCTCTATCCAGACGATGCATCCATCGTTTTACCTGAACTCAGCTATCAGGAGCAGCTAGAAATCTTCGATTTAATCACACAAAAAGATCGCACTTACCTGACTATACAACGAGATATTTCGGTCAATAACTCAAACTGGAAATTGCTAGGCACTAAAGAGAACTTTAATATCTGGCATCTACATATCAAATCTCCCGCTGCGGTCGGCATGCAGGTATTATTCTCTGAAGCCACTCTAACATCTCAGTTCAAAGTCAAAGTCTATTCTGGTCAAAACGCGGTAACCAGCCATATTGGTGAATATCCCGATATCCGTAGTCAAAATAAAGAAGAATTTTGGTCGACCAGCGTCCCAGGAAATACCATCGTTATTGAAGTATGGGTGGCGCAGGATAGTAGCTTACAACCTAGCACTTTCCCGTTTATCATTAAAAAAATCAATCATTATTTTAGAAAAAGGAGCGACGATTTACCTGCACTCAGAGACTTTTCATTAGAAAGCCAAGCTCAGCAACCTAGCTGTTCAGTTCAGAATAATGAATGCATCCCCGACGATATAGGAGCATATCGTGCTATTAGCTTTATAGAATATACAGAACCCAATGGACGGACATTTTCATGTACAGGTAGTTTTCTAAATAGTTCGGGTAGTTCCGAACTCTATCTATTAACCGCGTTCCATTGCATTTATCCCGGTAGTTCACAGGAAATGCGCAAAGGTAGCATTATCAATGCACAAGTCATAACCAGTCAATCCGTTTGTGCAACTGATGATGACAAACTCGTAGGAAATGATGTTAGATTCATCGCCGGAAATGACAGAGGTGATTGGGCATTGCTTTGGGTTAACAGCAACTCTGTGCAACGCGCTGATGGTCGTCGTCTACCGTCTCGAACAAATAGTCCTGTCTTGTTGGGCTACAACTCTGATAGCTTGAGCGTCGGTTCTACTCTAGAGACACTACATCACGGAAACTCTAACCGTCAAAACTATGCACAAGCTGAAGTGACCGGACGCCGATATGCAGTCAATAGTATCACATCTAACTCTGAAGGTAATGTTCTTTTTCTGAATTGTCGTAGTGATGTATGTACGCATTACAGCATAAATGCTCTTCGCGGTGGCTTAGCGGAAGGTGCATCAGGTGCTTCCTTTTGGGGACCTAGATACTTGGTACGCGGTGTGCTTAGTACTGCTAGTGAAAATGCATGCGAAGGTTCTATTTCTCGCTTTGATAAAATTTATGAAGACGGCCGCGTTCAATGTGCATTAACAGATGGAAATCTCTATTATCCTGACAATACTTCTAGTTGTGATGACTCAAGTCGGCCGCTTTACGATACGCCAAGATTAGCTAGAATATCTCCAAGATTAGCTCAACTTTCTCTGTCGGCAGGAGATTTATATCCGAATTTTAATAGCGCAATAACTGCTTATGTTGCAACCGTTGACGGGGACACAACCCAACTTGAGCTTAATTTACGAGCTGCTGCTGATCGCCAAAAAATTACTGTCAACGGTAGAGCAGTGGCGGCGAATGCTATGATTCGCTTATCTTCAGAAGCAGTTCAAATGATTACAATAACGGTGCGTACTGCGGACGATAGCGAAAAGCATACTTATACCATAAAAATCATACGACTATCTGAACAAAGTTTTGAACCCGTAGGTACTTGGCAAATTATTGCATATGAGCATGTAGATATACAATGCTTAGGGTTGACCGCTGACGATCTTTTTGGCCCTGTAGGTAGCGAATATGATATTGTGCAGACATCATCTGGGCGATTCAATTTAATTAATAACAGTGATTCCTCTATTATTTATAACGAAACTCGTCGACAACCACCCAATCGCTATACATTTCGCTACACAGATTCATCTACCGAATTCGGATTCACAGAAACCGATACTATAACAGTCATTTTAAATTCCGATGAACAAGCCACAGTAGTCGGTTTCGGAAACGCTCGCGCCACAGATCTTCCTGATTTCACCTGTAATACATCTTATATCATTCAAGTGCAGAGGCCTCGCTCCAGCATTGCTTTAAAAGATCTATCCTTGTCGACAGAACAACCCACACCATCCTTACAACTCACACCATCCTTTGATAGCACAATAAAACAATATACAGCGACTGTTGATAGCGATATAGGAACCTTTATAGTCACACCGGTAGCCAACCATGACGGACAGGAGATTATCATTAATGGTACAGCCGCATCCAGTGGTAGTGGTGCGAGAGTACCACTCAATGTAGGCGATAATACTATCAACATAGTCGTCACATCAGCCGATGGCAGAGCCACTGCAAGCTATACGATAACGGTCACCCGACAAATGCCGTACTTAACTGCTCTGACTCTATCTACTGGGCAAGTTAATCCGAATTTTAATAGCCGAACAATGCAATACACCGCAATCGTAGATAGCGATGTAGCACAAATTAGGTTAAATCCGACCTCTAACGGCAATCGCAATACCATTGCTATTACTGCGAATGATAATCCAATCACCAACAATACCGTCCCATTGAATGTTGGTAATAATATCATCACCCTCTCAGTAGCCACACCAGATGGTCAAGCTATTACAAGCTATACGATAACAGTGACCCGCCAAAAACCCTGTTTAACCGCCTTGTCGCTATCAGTAGGAACTATCATGCCTCATTTTGCTGGGCAACAATGTCAAGATGCTACACTAAATTACCGGGCAACTGTGGGTAATGGTGTGAGAGAAGTGAATGTAATGATCACTGCGGATAGCGATTTGCATACCATTACTATTAATGAACAGAACACTAACACTGCGGTTAGACTCGAGGTGGGAGATAATCCAACTACCATCACAGTAGCAACTGCAGACGACACTGGTATGCAAAACTACCGTTTAACAATCAGGCGCCTAAGCACTGCTACCTTAAGCGATCTCATCGTTGCCGCACAGACCCCAACCACTACCCAACAATTAACCCTAAAACCAGACTTTAACCCTACAAACTTAAACTATTTTATCAGTGTAGATCACACGCTAAACAACATTCTTGTAACACCGACCGCCGATGCCGGACGCACAATTGCCGTTCGCTATACACCGCAAAGCGGTTCTAGCATCAATAATCAACCTATCGCCAGTGGTGAAGCTCTCCCAATCACGCTGACAGATAGTATCAACACAATTTATATAGATGTCGTAGATAGAGATCCCAGTGCAATGGAACAATATATACTCAAGGTGAATTTCGGTATCTTAGTGCGCACCCGAGTATTCCTTGAAGGTCCACTGAGATAA
- the uvrA gene encoding excinuclease ABC subunit UvrA → MKNIIHIKGARTHNLKNIDLKIPRNKLVVITGLSGSGKSSLAFDTIFAEGQRRYVESLSAYARQFLTRMEKPDVDQIEGLSPAISIDQKSTSHNPRSTVGTVTEIHDYLRLLYARVGTPYCPKHNIPLNSETVSQMVDRVMAMPENTALLILAPVIRARKGVYDKLFKELKLQGFLRVRINGKLYEIDQQPKLALHKKHTIEVVVDRLKVKENAQQRIAESLEIALNMANDLAIALPLEHPEQQLLFSASFSCPHCGYTLSELQPRLFSFNNPIGACSECDGLGVIEYFDEEKIVNPNISLLGGAIRGWDRRNDYYIETIKSLAKHYGFDVEQKFGTIKHAVRQAILYGDAKQIIEFRYRDHTGKYISRRHPFKGIISGMAERYNQTDSEFIKEKLRGLLSLQNCPQCDGERLNESARHVYIAKTRLPEVSAMTISDVLEFFKQLKLDAKQAEIADKILIEIRHRLKFLVNVGLDYLSLSRSAETLSGGEAQRIRLASQVGSQLVGVMYILDEPSIGLHQRDNKRLLNTLTELRDLGNSVLVVEHDKDAMLSADYILDLGPGAGEHGGTVVACGTPKQIINHSKSLTGCYLSGERTIAVPKRTPMQAKRILKINKASGNNLKNINVKIPLGLLTCITGVSGSGKSTLINETLYKHVANTLHRSNMHPAPCREIIGLEQIDKIINIDQSPIGRTPRSNPATYTGLFTPVRELFSNTPEARSRGYLPGRFSFNVKGGRCEACQGDGVVKVEMHFLPDVYVRCDVCRGLRYNRETLDIHYKEKNISQVLDMTVEDAIVFFHAIPAIRNKLQTLIDVGLSYIRLGQNSTTLSGGEAQRIKLSRELAKRSTGKTLYLLDEPTTGLHFYDIEQLLKVLYRLRDEGNTIIVIEHNLDVIKTADWVIDLGPEGGAKGGQIIACGTPEAVAQNLNSWTGRYLKPYLSPSDS, encoded by the coding sequence ATGAAAAATATAATACATATCAAAGGCGCTCGCACGCATAACCTAAAAAACATAGATCTGAAAATACCTAGGAATAAACTCGTTGTCATCACTGGCCTTTCTGGCTCTGGAAAATCCTCGTTGGCTTTTGATACTATTTTTGCAGAAGGTCAAAGACGCTATGTCGAATCGCTATCTGCTTATGCCAGACAATTCTTAACACGCATGGAAAAACCTGATGTCGATCAAATAGAGGGTTTATCACCAGCGATTTCTATTGATCAAAAAAGCACATCGCATAACCCGCGTTCTACGGTGGGCACGGTAACCGAAATACACGATTACTTGCGATTGCTCTATGCGCGCGTCGGTACACCGTATTGCCCTAAGCACAATATCCCGCTGAATAGCGAAACCGTGAGTCAAATGGTCGATCGTGTCATGGCTATGCCAGAGAATACTGCGCTACTGATTTTAGCGCCGGTGATACGCGCGCGCAAAGGCGTCTACGATAAATTATTCAAGGAGCTAAAGTTACAAGGTTTCCTGCGGGTGCGCATCAACGGCAAGCTCTACGAAATAGACCAACAGCCCAAATTAGCGCTGCATAAAAAACATACCATAGAAGTCGTAGTAGACCGACTGAAAGTCAAAGAAAACGCACAACAACGTATTGCCGAGTCATTGGAAATCGCACTCAATATGGCAAATGATTTAGCTATTGCCCTCCCGCTAGAACACCCTGAGCAACAGTTACTTTTTTCCGCTAGTTTTTCATGCCCGCATTGCGGTTATACATTGAGTGAACTGCAACCACGCTTATTCTCGTTCAATAATCCGATCGGTGCGTGTTCTGAATGCGATGGCTTAGGTGTTATTGAATACTTTGACGAAGAAAAAATAGTCAACCCGAATATTAGTTTATTGGGTGGTGCAATACGCGGCTGGGATCGACGCAATGACTACTATATCGAGACGATAAAATCATTAGCCAAGCATTACGGTTTTGATGTTGAGCAGAAATTTGGCACTATCAAACACGCAGTGAGACAAGCGATACTCTACGGCGATGCTAAACAAATAATTGAATTTCGCTACCGCGATCATACTGGTAAATATATCAGTCGCCGCCATCCTTTCAAGGGCATTATCAGCGGCATGGCGGAGCGATATAACCAGACCGACTCGGAATTTATCAAAGAAAAACTAAGAGGATTACTTTCATTGCAAAATTGCCCGCAGTGCGACGGCGAAAGACTCAATGAGTCGGCGCGTCATGTTTATATTGCGAAGACTCGCCTGCCCGAAGTCTCAGCTATGACCATATCCGATGTGCTTGAGTTTTTCAAACAATTAAAACTGGATGCAAAGCAAGCCGAGATAGCTGACAAAATCCTCATCGAGATACGCCACCGCTTAAAATTCCTCGTCAATGTTGGACTCGACTATTTATCGCTCAGTCGTAGTGCTGAAACCCTATCGGGTGGAGAAGCACAGCGTATCAGGTTAGCCAGTCAAGTCGGCTCACAATTAGTCGGAGTCATGTATATTCTGGATGAACCATCGATCGGTCTGCATCAACGCGACAACAAGCGACTGCTGAATACCCTCACCGAACTGCGCGATCTAGGCAACAGTGTGCTGGTTGTTGAACACGATAAAGATGCCATGCTATCAGCTGATTACATACTCGATTTGGGTCCCGGTGCTGGTGAACACGGTGGCACTGTAGTTGCCTGCGGTACGCCTAAGCAAATCATCAATCATTCAAAATCACTCACCGGTTGCTATCTTTCAGGTGAACGCACTATCGCCGTTCCCAAGCGCACACCTATGCAAGCCAAGCGTATATTAAAAATCAACAAAGCTTCTGGTAATAACCTCAAAAACATCAATGTGAAAATACCTTTGGGCTTGTTAACCTGCATCACTGGTGTATCGGGTTCGGGTAAATCTACGCTCATCAACGAAACCTTGTACAAACATGTTGCCAATACCCTACATCGTAGCAATATGCATCCGGCGCCGTGCAGAGAAATCATTGGTTTAGAGCAGATAGATAAAATTATCAATATCGATCAGAGCCCTATCGGGCGCACGCCGCGCTCCAACCCGGCAACCTATACTGGTTTATTTACGCCGGTGCGAGAACTATTTTCAAATACTCCAGAAGCACGTAGCCGCGGCTATCTGCCTGGGCGTTTTAGTTTTAATGTCAAAGGTGGGCGATGTGAGGCCTGCCAAGGCGACGGTGTGGTTAAAGTAGAAATGCATTTTTTGCCTGATGTCTATGTGCGTTGCGATGTATGCAGAGGATTGCGATATAACCGAGAAACCCTAGACATCCACTACAAAGAAAAAAACATCAGTCAAGTGTTGGACATGACCGTAGAGGATGCAATTGTTTTCTTTCATGCAATTCCAGCGATACGCAACAAACTACAAACCCTAATTGATGTAGGTTTGTCTTACATCCGGCTTGGGCAGAACTCGACCACTTTGTCAGGCGGAGAAGCACAGCGTATTAAACTATCGCGTGAACTTGCCAAGAGAAGTACAGGAAAAACCTTATATTTATTAGATGAACCAACTACCGGATTACACTTCTACGACATAGAGCAACTGCTAAAAGTACTCTATCGCTTGCGCGACGAAGGCAATACCATTATTGTCATAGAGCATAATTTGGATGTCATTAAAACCGCTGATTGGGTGATAGATCTAGGACCTGAAGGCGGTGCCAAAGGCGGACAGATTATTGCCTGCGGCACCCCCGAAGCCGTCGCGCAAAATCTCAATTCGTGGACTGGGCGCTATTTGAAACCTTATTTAAGCCCATCGGATAGTTGA